A window of Asterias amurensis chromosome 10, ASM3211899v1 genomic DNA:
GACAATAGTTGTTAAGCATTATTTACCTATTGATCTAAACTGATCTGTGGTGTACTGATGCCGTTTGTGTGGTTGTATTTGATGTTTAATGAACTCACTGAACCCGCTGTCTAGTCAGTATAACTGAAATCAGTTTGTTTACCTGATGGGAACCAGTAATTACAAGCATTTGGTTTTGATTGGTAACCCAACACTGCTATGGAAGCCGGTTTAATGGAAGTGCACATTCATAACGTTTATCATGTTAAAAATCCATAGTGAAAATATGTACGCCTTTGTCATTCTTTCTTAATGAAAAGGGAATATTATCTGAAAGTGTTAAATTAATGGAGTGTTTCTTGGTGGTTTGCGAATGTTCAGAATTATGTGAACATGAGAATGTCTGCTGACCAAATCTCGCATAACACTTTACATTGAcagattaaaatatttcaactaGAGCAATAGTTTGAATTGTTCCGTATCGTGTTCGCTCTACTTGATCGATTTTCTTTCATAGCCTAAAGCGCCCGATCCAAAGGCAACAGGCCCACCCCTTTTAAGTACTTCTTTATTTTATAGTtcataaaaaagaaaaggaagaaAAGGGACGTTCAGACCCCGTAACAAAGTATAGGCGAGGGATCAGGCCAAGCAAGTTTTGGCCGGGATGGTCACACACAAAGAAagtcaatgaccaggggcccaatttcatagagctgcttaagcagaatatGTTGCTTAGCAGTTGTTTGCTAGgcagaaatgaacaggataccaatcacaaattgtacatgtgacatggaagttttggctggtaaccttattttggcaAGCGTTATTagattgtgcttagctactttccgtgcttaagcaactctattaaattgggcccctggTTATCCACTAAACGTAGGCAGCAGTAGCCTCGAGAATTTGTTTGGCAATACCGTGGGCATACACAGATTTGATGGTTCTGTACTTTGACAGACAAACTTTCACTTTAATTGGAATGTAGTCAGTGTCTgatttgtgtcaaaaaataataagttgatACACAACATTTACTTAATATTGATAATTAATTTTTGGCCACTGCATTTGCCGCTGTCGCAATTGCTGATTATAATAGTTACCAATAGGTTAAACCAATGTTACGTACACATTGCAGAGCACAGAAAACACATAAGTTGACTATAGTTAAGGCAAACCCGAACGCTAAGCAAAACTTGGCGTCACAAAATGTTGTTAATGTGTGGTTTTAGACTAAGGGGATCCCAGTGGGGATCCCAGGGAGATCACATGGAGATCCCCTGGGGATCCCAGGAGGATCCCCTGGGGATCCCAGGGGGATAACATGGAGATCCCAGGGGAACTCAGTAGGGATTCCAAGGGGATCACAGGGAGATCTCAGGGAGATCCCAGGGGATCCCAGTGGGATCATTCCCAAGAAAATTACCCGGAAAGTGGTTTCAAAAAATGGGGAGATTTAAGAGTTATTTTCATAAGACTCCTTTTGTTGGCTAAGGCCACCATCACTGAGGCCAAACAATGGAAATGCGAATCTGTGTGCCGTGCCGGGCACATTATTTTACTAGTGATGGGTCTTCCCTTGACCttagtgagggcgctgtttgggcTCGGACGTCATAAGGAATCTGTAGCCTAAGGCCATTTTCGAAttcacggctttggctttggattcggcttcaggctccgttctatCGTCTGAAACCGGCTTTGAGCTTGTACGAAAAGCACGGGCCCATGGGGCCAACCTAGCCTGGGCCGAATCtgtagccgaagccgtggtttcgaaaagggccgtaGTATTAACTTGACGCTGTTGTATTAAGCCTCGGCATCACCTTCCTCCTCCTCGTCGAACTCTGCCTCTTCTTCGGCCACGGCGTCTTGGTACTGCTGGTACTCGGACACTAAGTCGTTCATGTTGCTCTCAGCCTCAGTGAACTCCATCTCATCCATACCCTCACCAGTGTACCAATGCAAGAAAGCCTTACGCCTGAACATAGCGGTGAACTGCTCTGAGATGCGCTTGAACAGCTCCTGGATGGCGGTGCTGTTGCCGATGAAGGTAGCGGCCATCTTGAGTCCACGTGGTGGGATGTCGCAGACGGCAGTCTTGACGTTGTTTGGGATCCATTCCACGAAGTAGCTGCTGTTCTTGTTCTGGACGTTCAGCATCTGCTCGTCAACCTCCTTCATGGACATGCGTCCACGGAAGATGGCAGCCACGGTCAGGTAGCGGCCGTGGCGCGGGTCGCAGGCAGCCATCATGTTCTTGGCATCGAACATCTGCTGGGTCAGCTCTGGAACGGTCAATGCCCGGTACTGCTGGCTGCCTCTGCTGGTCAGGGGAGCGAAGCCGGGGATGAAGAAGTGAAGACGGGGGAAGGGGACCATGTTGACAGCCAGCTTGCGCAGATCAGCATTGAGTTGGCCGGGGAACCTTAGGCAGGTGGTAATACCACTCATGGTGGCTGATACTAAGTGATTAAGATCACCGTATGTTGGAGTGGTCAGCTTGAGAGTGCGGAAGCAGATGTCGTAGAGTGCTTCGTTATCGATGCAGAATGTCTCATCTGTGTTCTCGACGAGCTGGTGGACAGAGAGGGTGGCGTTGTACGGTTCCACGACGGTGTCTGATACTTTGGGTGATGGTACAACACTGAATGTGTTCATGATGCGGTCTGGGTACTCTTCACGGATCTTACTGATGAGTAGTGTTCCCATGCCTGATCCAGTGCCACCTCCAAGAGAGTGAGTCAGTTGGAACCCCTGCatggaaaaaatacaaacacaaaattaatgtccataTTAAAAAAGTGAAGTGTTCTGTTTGAACTTTAGCGTATGCCTACTACCTCTCGAAATGACATATAAAGACTGCAGTGGCAGGAGTGTCTGTCTCACAAGACATGGTAAACTATGTGAAATAACTGTTTCTGGTATAGTAGCGACCTCTTTTGAAAATATACCTCCTTCAGTAATCGTTAACTTTCCATGAAGGAGGACAGCATCACCGGGACAGATTTTCCTAGACCACCGATAATTCCTTCACTACTTTTGTTACACTTTTGAATCCCGGGTCAGAACTGACCCTGATTTGGGGTCCTATCCAGTGGGCCTGACCAATTTCTGGGTCAGGCTGGGTCATTTCCGAGTCAAGCTAATCGGGGTAGAATTATGGGTCTCTTTTGACACGGATTTCAGTTTTAAGAACTTTTTGCTTAAACTTTGGAGTAATATAAGCAGCGGCTAATAGAATATTGACAGCTTGACCGAAGAATGTGGCAACGTATGGTCTGAACTTACCTGAAGGCAATCGCATCCTTCTGCTTCCTTGCGTACAACATCAAGAACAGAATCTACAAGCTCAGCTCCTTCTGTGTAGTGACCCTTGGCCCAGTTGTTACCAGCTCCGCTCTGTCCGAAGACGAAGTTGTCCGGCCGGAAGATCTGACCGAATGGTCCGGAGCGGACCGAGTCCATTGTGCCTGGCTCCAGGTCCACCAGCACGGCACGGGGTACGTACTTGCCTCCGGTGGCTTCATTGTAGTACACGTTGATTCTTTCTAGCTGCAGGTCTGAATCGCCGTGGTACGAGCCAGTTGGGTCGATGCCATGCTCATCTGATATCACTTCCCAAAACTGTTTTAAGGAGAAAAAAATCCATaagtgttaatttttttccagaaaattgtTCGGTTGTGGTGTAGGCAAGTAGgcaggtaggcctacatgtacattggcaGTTGTTAttagtgttgttgttgttgttgttgttgttcccCTTTTAAGTAGTATTTAACTAGTAAAATGTTCATTGATGTCACATAATTTTTCATATGTCGATTACATGCACAGTGTTTTACTACACCATGATAATAGTCAAATTATTGTGCAATGCAATATTATAAATCGCAGTCGTGAACAAACTATGATAAATAACCAGCATCATCGAAATAAATAAGCAATGAGAAATGCTGGTCAATAACAGTTCCACTAACAGTTGAAATGATTGTATAAAGGGGGATAAACCAACAATATTGATGCACTCTGAAAGCAATTATTgtcgacaaaaaaaaaaaaaaaaacctgttaatTATCCTTTTTATGAATATCGACAGCTGAAAAAGTATACACGTCAGCCACAAGCAGCTTGTTCAAAAATGCGCAAATGTGGCTGTACTTTGcagtaaattttaaaatgtgacCAAAAAGGAAGATTAAAGAATGACCCATCTAATGTTTTTGAACGTTTTCCATGTTAACATAATCTATACAGTGTAAGCTTTACGAGGAATTACTGTCCCCAAAGCAACCCccgaaaaaaaattacaaacaagcaaacaacaaaaaagcgacaacaacagcaacaagaGCAGCAGTATATGTCAACAAATGTACATACAAATCAAATACATAGTATTATTAGGGcatatgatgatgatgatgatgatgtcttGTATAAatccataacaaaaaaacaaaaacaaacaaacaaacaaacaaacaaacaaacaaacaaacaaacaaacaaacaaacaaacaaacaaacaaacaaacaaacaaacaaacaaacaaacaaacaaacaaacaaacaaacaaacaaacaaacaaacaaacaaacaaacaaacaaacaacaaacaaacaaacaaacaaacaaacaaacaaacaaacaaacaacaaacaaacaaacaaacaaacaaacaaacaaacaaacaaacaaacaaacaaacaaacaaacaaacaaacacacaaacatacaaacaaacaaacaaacaaacaaacaaacaaacaaacaaacaaataaataaacaaacaaaaacaacaacagcgacGACAAACATAGTGATTAATGTCTGCTAATTTTTGCATCACGGTTTACTTTTAAACGAATTCATTATAGTAATAATTATATCATGTCCAAATATTtagcaaaaaatgtgcttatCCTGCCAATAGTACCCTTCGAATTTTTCTAACACatatttttgggcaaaatttctcccccccccctcccaaaaaaAAGGGCACATTTCCAAATGATTCACAAGCTAGCCACACTTTATATCACTCGACACAATACGCCCTAACTGTTTATGATAATGAAATTCACCACAAATCGAGGCTATTCCACAATAGCTGTATTCGCCACAAGGATAAACCATAAAAtcctccttaaaaaaaaaccagatctTCATCAAAGAAAAAATGCCTACCTTGGCTCCGATCTGGTTGCCGCATTGGCCAGCTTGGAGATGGACAATTTCACGCATTTTCTTCTAGTGGTATAAAATATTATCTGTTGTAGGTTTTCTAACGCAGTGGTTTTTAATCGAAGCTACTCTACTGATGCCGCCAGACAGTGTGAAAGATGCATGCACGACTCACAGTGAGAGATGTTGCATCTCATTGGTACAGAGAACTATGATTCATTCAGAAACATAGTGCGAAATATAATTAAACATCCACATAGAAGCTTCAGTCAAAcccaattttgtgtttttaaatggaGTCTGGAAATCGTAGTTTGTATATTTCGTTTATGTGTGTAAAATCAGCTTAAGAGTGTTTAAAATTGGAATGAAAATTATGGCGTTGGGGATGTTATATCCATCCGCCGTGAGATGATGTTGGATGCCCTCTCATGCCGTACATAAGCGACGCAAGACGGCACAGTTGCCTCGCGTCTACCACGCCCTTAAGATGGGCcgaattaattattataatgcgGCATCATCTGTCATGTGTCGCGCGTGACTCACCGGCGAGAAATTCACCCCGGCACGCGTTTGGAGCAAGACTCGTGTGGCCTGATCTAATAATGCATCCGTGCATGCATGGATTTATTAAAAAGACAGCTCCATATGCTGTATATGTAGCTGATATTATAATACTTCCTGGTTAAATTTTGTGATGGGCTTTCAGAAATAATATTGTGAATACGTGCTAGTAGAGATACAGAATGTGTACCCGATTATGCCTTACAATGTCTGCATTCGAAGATTTGACTTATATAGGGCCATTTTGCAACATTTATCGTATCCATTAATTCATCTTCAATACACACATAAAAAGCTGCTCCACTCAAAATGGCCcgatttatagagctgcttgatGTTTTATTGTTATATGTTTGGCATGTCTCCTTGTTTGTAGTATGCCTGTCTAGACTGTATTTTAAAAGCCTTGGTTTAATCTGACAGCCTCATGCTCTCTTTATTGTGGTTTACATAGATTAACTAATTTATTTTACCATCATCATCTGTGCTTATATTTTTGCTTAGGCCTATCTATATAATTTTGtgtatataaattatttgttatatcTTAAGAAGAGTCGGTGAATATGAAATGTATgttgatttgaaataaaataaaacaataataagccACAAATATACACATACGaagagtaaaaaacaaattacattctttatccccgatacaaatATAACATCTATCAGAAAGTATTGCTCAAAATTGCGTATGGGAtggaatgaaaataaaataactcgAACCTCCATCGATTCAACCAAGATGGGCCAGAATTACATTAATGGGCGGTCAAACAACGGAtccataggcccttttc
This region includes:
- the LOC139942537 gene encoding tubulin beta chain-like; its protein translation is MREIVHLQAGQCGNQIGAKFWEVISDEHGIDPTGSYHGDSDLQLERINVYYNEATGGKYVPRAVLVDLEPGTMDSVRSGPFGQIFRPDNFVFGQSGAGNNWAKGHYTEGAELVDSVLDVVRKEAEGCDCLQGFQLTHSLGGGTGSGMGTLLISKIREEYPDRIMNTFSVVPSPKVSDTVVEPYNATLSVHQLVENTDETFCIDNEALYDICFRTLKLTTPTYGDLNHLVSATMSGITTCLRFPGQLNADLRKLAVNMVPFPRLHFFIPGFAPLTSRGSQQYRALTVPELTQQMFDAKNMMAACDPRHGRYLTVAAIFRGRMSMKEVDEQMLNVQNKNSSYFVEWIPNNVKTAVCDIPPRGLKMAATFIGNSTAIQELFKRISEQFTAMFRRKAFLHWYTGEGMDEMEFTEAESNMNDLVSEYQQYQDAVAEEEAEFDEEEEGDAEA